The window AGCAATGAAGAAGAATAAAGAGCATAAAATTATTTTAATGATTGATTTGGGTGATCGTAGAGAAGGAATTTTACCAAGTCAACTAGAAGAAAAAGTTACTATAATTAATGAAGATTATTCTAATATAGAGTTACTAGGTTTAGGTACTAATTTAGCTTGTTTTGGTGGGGTCTTACCTACTAAAGAAAATATGAATTTATTAAAAGAATTGACCGTACAAGCAGAGAATATTTTAAATAGCAAATTAAAGATTATTTCTGGAGGAAATAGTAGCTCATTACCTTTAATGCGTGTTAGTAAATTACCTAAAAGGGTAAATCAACTTAGAATTGGGGAAAGTATATTATTAGGAAGTAATCTAATTGATGGTGGACACTTTTCTGAATTGAATAATGACACTTTTATTTTAGGAGCTGAAATAGTAGAATTGCAGACTAAGGGAGCATTACCTGAAGTCCCTCAAGGTCCAAACGCATTTGGTGAGAGAGTAGCTTTTAAAAAGAAAGGGGAACGGACTAGGGCTATTTTAGCTATTGGAAGACAAGATATCTCTCCAGATGGGCTGACACCGTGCCGCTTAGGAGTCGATATTGAAGGAGGTAGTAGTGATCATTTAATAATTGATATTACAGAAGTAAAAGAGGAATTACAGGTAGGAGATATATTAGAATTTAGAGTAAATTATACTTCATTACTGAAAGCAGTTATATCACCTTATGTTGATAATAGATATCTACTCAATTAAGGAGGAGATAGAGTGAGAGTTGCTGTTATTGGAGTTCCACTTGATTTAGGAGCGAATAAAAGAGGGGTAGATATGGGTCCTAGTGCTATTAGATATGCTAATTTAACTACTAAAATTGAAGGATTGGGAATTGAAGTCGAAGATTATGGTGATATAGAGGTGCCAATTATTACAAATGAAAGAAGAAATCAACATAATATTTTAGAGATTAGGGATGTTTGTATTTCTTTATCTAGAAAAGTAAAAAAGAGTTTAGAGGATGATAAGGTACCATTAGTTATTGGAGGCGATCATAGTATTGCTATAGGGACTTTCAGTGGTTTAGTTAGAGCCAAAAAAGATTTTGGTTTGATTTGGTTTGATGCTCATGCTGATTTTAATACTTTAGCTACTAGTCATTCCGGAAATGTTCATGGTATTCCTTTAGCAGTGATTAATCAAGAAGGACCAACTGATTTACTATCAATTATGGATAATGCATATAATTTAAATGAAAGCAATGTAGCTTTAATCGGTATTAGAGACTTAGACCCCCTAGAACGTGAGAGATTAAAAGAGACAGATATAAATATATATACAATAAGTGATATAGATAGGTTAGGAATAGAGCAAGTAATGAAAGAAGCTATTCAGATTACTAGTCAAGGGAAGGAAGGAATTCATCTTAGTTTTGATATGGATGTTTTAGACCCTTTAGTTGCTCCAGGGGTTGGTACTGCAGTAAGTGGAGGATTAAATTATAGAGAAGCACATTTAGCTATGGAAATATTAGCTGAAACAGACATTTTAGGCTCGATGGAGCTAGTTGAAGTAAACCCTATTTTAGATGAAAGGAATCGTACAGCTGAGTTGGCTGTAGAATTAATTTTATCTGTTTTAGGAAAGTCTATTTTATAACGAAAGGAGATGAGTAGAATGAGTGGAATTGTATTTGCTGGACTAAGTCCTCACCCTCCGATTTTAATCCCTGAAATAGGTAATGAAAATTTACAGGAAATTGAGGATACACGAGAGGGAATGAAAAGGTTTGCTAAAAGAGTAAAAGATTCAAATCCAGATTTGGTTATCACCATAAGCCCTCATGGTCCAGTCTTTTCTGATGCAATAAGTATAATGAATACACAAGAGTTAAAAGGTGATTTCGGTCAGTTTGGTTTTCCAGAATTGGAATTAAATTATGAGTTACAAGAAGAGATGGTTGAAGAGATAGTTAAGGTGACAAAGCAAGAAGACATAACAGTAGCTAGAATTGATAAAAGTACTGCACGTAAATTTGAAATTAATCCTAAATTAGATCATGGAGCATTAGTGCCTCTTTATTATTTAGCAGAGGCGGATGTTGAAGATATACCAATAATTCCTATTACTATGGGTATGTTACCATATGAAGAATTATATAAATTTGGTAAGATAATACAATTAATAGCTATGAAATTAGAATATCGCGTAGCCATAATAGCCAGTGGCGACTTATCACACAGATTAACTCCAGATGCTCCCGCGGGGTATAATTCACAGGCTAAGGAGTTCGATAAAAAGTTAGTTCAGGCTCTAAAAGAAGATAAAATAGAGGATATCTTTAATTTAGACCAACAATTAATTGAAAAAGCAGGTGAATGTGGTCTAAGGCCAATTATTATCATGTTAGGGGCTATTGATGGTTTAGATGTTAGTAATGAACTTCTATCCTATGAAGGTCCTTTTGGAGTAGGGTATGGAGTGCTTACTTATGAGATTGAAGGAGAAGATGAGGATAGAAGACAATTAGATCAGTTATTAGCTGATCGAAATGCTAAATTAAAACAAGTTAGAGAAGAAGAGAGTAAATTAGTTAAGTTAGCGCGAAAAGCTGTAGAAAAATATGCTTTAAATCGAGAGAAAATACTTCCTCCAGAAGATTTAACTCCACAGATGCAAAAAGAAGCTGGAGTCTTTGTATCTATTAAAAAACATGGTCAACTCAGGGGATGTATTGGAACAACTGAACCTGTTCAGGAGAATATAGCTAAAGAGATAATCAGAAATTCTCTTAGTGCTGGGTTTAATGATCCTCGTTTTGAGGAGGTTAATTTAAATGAATTAGATGATTTGATTTATACAGTAGATATTTTAGAAGAACCAGAATCTATTGATAGTTTAGATGAATTAGATCCTCAAAAGTTTGGAGTTATAGTAGATAAGGGACAAAATAGTGGCCTTTTATTACCACGATTAGAAGGGGTCGATACAGTAGAAAAGCAAGTAGAGATTGCCAAAAGGAAAGCGGGATTATCACCAACAGAGGACGATATTGAATTAAAGAGATTTAAAGTAACTCGTTATAAATAGGGGTGACGAGAATATGAAAGAAGCTTTGTGGTACAAAAACTTAGAACAAAAGCAAGTAGAATGCAACTTATGTCCTCATAATTGTATTTTGACTCATATGCAGGAAGGTACATGTGGCGCAAGAGTAAATCAAAATAGTAAGCTAATAGCAAAAAATTATGGGAAGGTTAGTGCTACAGCAATAGATCCTATTGAAAAGAAACCACTTTTTCATTTTTATCCTGGAACTGATATATTATCTTTAGGAACTGTAGGTTGCAATTTAAGTTGTAAGTTCTGTCAAAATCACCATATAGCTCATAATAATAAAGCACAGACTGAAAGTTTAAATTCAGAAGAAGTAATTAAATTAGCTGATAAACATAATTTAATTGGAGTTGCTTATACCTATTCTGAACCTATTATTTGGTTTGAATATATTTTAGATACTGCTAAATTAGTGCAGGGGGCAGGAATGAAGAATGTTTTAGTAACTAATGGTCTAATAAATCCAGAACCACTTAAAGAGTTATTGCCTTATATAGATGGATTTAATATAGATTTGAAAGCTTTCACAGATGATTTTTACCAAGAAGTGTGTCAAGGATATATAGCTCCAGTTAAAGAAACAATTAAATTAGCTAATAAATCATCTCTAGTGGAGGTAACTACTCTGTTAATTCCAGGTTTAAATGATTCTGAGGAAGAAATTAAAGAGTTAACTGAGTGGTTAGCAGAGATTGATCCGAATATTCCGTTACATTTTTCTCGCTATTTTCCTAAGTATAAATTAAAAAGAGAACCTACTCCTGTAGAGACTTTAATTCAGGCTAAAGAAATAGCTGAAGAGAGATTAAATTTTGTTTATTTAGGTAATATACAACAACAGAAGTATAGAAATACATATTGTCATGAATGTAATAAACTTATAGTCGAAAGAAACTTTCAAGCGGTTCAACTTCATTTAAAGAATGGTTTATGTCCTGAATGTGATACAGAAATTAATATCATAACATAATTAAATTGAAGATAAAAGAATAAAAATACTTGACAAATTATCTAAATTCACATATAATATTATAAAATTAGTTGAGAAATTAAATTTTAATTATATAAACACTGAGAAGGGGTTAAGAATTAAGGATGACATACAGAGAGGGGCTTCCAATCTGGCTGAAAGGGCTCTAGTCAATACTGATTCATTTGCCACCCTGGAGTGGGGAGACTGAAATAGTAGTAGGTCTTAACGTATTAGCTGCGTTAAAGTGATGAGAGCTTAAGAATGACTAGTTAAATAATTCTTAGCAATTAGAGTGGTACCACGGGGAATCTATACTCTCGTCTCTAAATTTTTTTAGAGACGAGAGTTTTTTATTTGTTTTAAAAAATAATTCTTAATAAGGAGGGAGTAGTGAGTATGTTTGAGAAATATTTTTCTAAGAATGCTCAGCAGATGCAGGGTTCAGAAATTCGTGAATTCTTTAAGCTAACTGAAAAGCCAGAGGTGATTTCATTTGCCGGTGGTTTTCCTAATAAAGCTTGTTTGCCAACCAAAGAAGTTGAGGAGATAAGTAGTAGACTGTTGGTAGAAGCTGAAGAAGGAATGCTGCAGTATAGTCCAACCGAAGGTCAAGAAATGCTAAGAAAGTATATAGTTAAGTTCATGGCTAAGAAAGGTATAGATATTGAAGTAGATAATGTTTTAATTACTAGTGGTTCTCAGCAAGGATTAGATTTAGTCAGTAAAATTTTTGTTGATCCTGGTGATAAAATTTTAACAGAAGCTCCTAGTTATGTAGGTGGATTAGGTGCTATTAGAAATTATCAAGGAGATATAATAAGTATTGCTGTAGATGATGATGGGATTAAAGTTGATATTTTAGAACAAAAGTTAAAGGATTTAGCTAGTAAAGGTAAAACACCAAAATTTATTTACTTAATTGCAGATTTTAATAATCCTACAGGCTTAACTATATCAAAGAAAAGAAGAAAGAGATTGGTTGAGTTAGCTGAAAAATATGGAGTTTTAATTCTAGAGGATGATCCATACAGCAAGTTAAGATATAATGGTATTGATGAACCAGCTATCAAGAGTTTTGATAAGGAAGGTCATGTGATTTATTTAGGTTCATTTTCTAAGATATTTATTCCAGGGGTTAGAATAGGCTGGGTAGTAGCTCATAAAGAGATAATTCAAAAATTAATTTTAGCGAAGCAATCTACAGATTTATGTACTAATTCTTTTGGTCAACGTTTAATTGCTACTTGCGGGGAAGAAGGAATTATTGATAAACAGATTGAAAAGTTACAAGAATTTTATCGTAAAAAGAGAGATAAGACTTTAGAATCTTTAGCTAAGCATTTTCCTATAGAGGCAAGTTGGACTGAACCAGATGGAGGTTTTTATACTTGGGTTGAATTACCATCAAATTTGAATTCTAAAGAAATTCTAGTAAAGGCTATTGATAATAATGTAGCTTTTGTAACAGGGTCAGCTTTTTATGTTGATGACCAGGGGAATAATGCTTTTAGACTTTCTTTTAGTCAGCCAGATATAGATAAAATAGAAGAAGGAATTTATAGATTAAGCAAGACTATTAAAAGAGAATTAGTTAAAAAGAATGAAATCCAAAAACATATAGGATAGTAGTTGCTTGGTAGAAACTTTGCCAAATGATAGATGGGAATATATTATTGTTTTTTTCATAAAGATAGATAGAGATGAGTCCAATTAAGAAATGTCCTAATAAAAATCCGAATTCAAATCTTAGTAATACGATAGAATAATAGAGGCTGCTGCTTAAAGCACCTAAAAGTCTCCCAAATCTTTCTTTAAAGAAGTCATAGATTATAACTCGATAGAATAGTTCAATAGCTAAAGCAGGGATTAAAGTTAAAAATAATAGCAGAATAAAGTAAAGAAAGCTAGTAATTAATTGATTAAAAGAAGTGATTTTTATTAATGGTTGAAATAATTGGTTTAGATCTAATACTTGATGTTGAAGATTAATTAGAATAATAGTTAGAATAGGAAAAGGGAGACTGATTTTAATACCAAATTTTAAGTCATTTAAGTAATTATTAGAGGTTAAACCTATTCGATTTAAAGAAAAATTATGCTGAAAAAGTAAAATATAAATTAAGTAAGCTATTAATAACAATTTTATAATAATTCCAAATAGATAATGCATAAAAGAATTTAACTCAGGTGTATTGGGAAGATTATATTTATTTGCTAAAGAAAGCAAACCTAAAGTAAGGTACCAAATGAATTGAAGTTGCAATACTTCTTTTATCTTCCAAATATGCCCCTCTCTTTTATTTGTGATTAATTTCTTTAAATTATCATTTGCCATGATTTACTTCCTTTCTTTCTGCAGTTCACACTATTATTTTCTCACCATAAAGATAAAATTCCTGCAAAATTATGGAAATTAATTATAAAGATATACTTTTACCAATTACTTGTATAAATAAAAGTGATATGTTATAATTATTTAAAACTTTAAAGATTGGATTATAATGAATAGTGAGTAGTAAGTAGTAAGGAGGTATTTCGTTTGTCAAAATTAGAAATAGATCAGATAGCTATTGATCTTAAGAAGATGATTAGTGGAGAGGTATTAGTTGATAAAACAACTAGAGCCATTTATAGTACTGATGCTAGTATTTATCAAGTTGAACCTTTAGGTGTAGTTATACCTAAGAATAAAAAGGATGTAAAAAGAGTAATTAAATATGCATTTGATAATAATATATCTATTTTACCTCGTGGTTCTGGTTCAGGTTTAGCTGGACAATCATTAGGTCAAGGGCTTGTTTTAGATTTTACTAAGCATATGAATCAGATTAAAGAAATTAACTTAGAGGATTCTTATGTTAGAATAGAACCTGGGATTACTTTAGGAGTACTTAATCAAGAATTAAATAATCATGATAAGATTTTCCCACCTGATCCTTCTAGTGGAGACTATTGTACCTTAGGAGGAATGTTGGCAAGTAATGCTTCAGGAGGCCATTCAGTTAAGTATGGAAGTACCATCGATTATGTTTTAGAATTAGAAGTATTATTAGCTAATGGTGAAGATATTACTGTTAAAAAGATGGAGTTAGATAGTCAACAATATATAGAAAATAAGCAGCAATCTGGATTAACAGGAGAGATTTATGATAAAATTGCTAGCTTACTAACAGAAAATCAAGATATAATTAATGATCATACTCCAAATGCACCTAAGGATTGTAGCGGTTATAGATTGGATGTGGCTTTACAGGAGAATGAACTTGATTTAGCTAAGTTATTAGTTGGTTCAGAAGGGACTTTAGCTGTAATTACAGAAGCTAAATTAAAGATTATTGATACACCAGCTAGTAAAGCAATAGCTTTGTTATATTTTGATGATTTAGATAAAGCTGGTAAAGCTGTAGGTGAAGTTTTAAATTTAAACCCTAGTGCTATTGAAATTATGGATTATCAGTTTTTAGATTTAGTTAGGGAGAACCATGCAGATATTGATAAATTATTACCTAACGAGATTGAAACTGCACTATTAGTAGAAGTTGACGGAGATAACCAAAATGAGATTGAAGATAGAATAGCTGAAATTAAGAATTTAATATATAAAGAGTTAGAATTAGCATTTAAAATCCATACTGCTTATGAAGAGGCAGAACAGAAGAAGTTGTGGTCAATTCGAAAATCAGCAGTTCCGATTCTTAATAAATTAAAAGGTCCAAAACGAATTACCGGTTTCGTAGAAGATGTAGCGGTAGATCCTTTTAAATTACCAGAATATATTAGAAGATTTAGAGAGATTGTAGATAAGCATGAGGTTAAGGCTATTATTTATGGGCATGCAGGACATGGTAATACTCATCCTCGACCTTTATTAAATCTTAAGACTGAAGATGATATTAAGAAGATGGAATCTATTGCTAAAGAAGTATATGAATTAGTAGATGAACTAAATGGAACTATTAGTGGTGAACATGGTGATGGATTATTAAGGACTCAATTTTTAAATGAATTCCATGGTCCGCTTTATGAATTGTTTAAAGATGTGAAAAATATCTTTGATTCAAAAAATATTTTAAATCCAGGAAAAATTATAAATGATGATTCTAAATTAATGGTTAAAAATTTAAGATATGGTAGTGGATATAGTACGATTAATATGAAGACTAATTTAAATTTTGCTTTAGACGAATATCAAGCTGAAGTAGAAAAGTGTCATGGTTGTTCAAAATGTCGTTCATTAGTTGGGACTGATATGTGTCCTGTCTTTAAAGCGATTGGGGATGAGAGAGCAGCTCCTAAGTCAAAGGCCAATATTTTAAGAGCTATTATTTCAGGAAAATTAGACTCTAATGAACATTTTTGGACTAAAGAGTTTAAAGAACTTTTTGATCTTTGTCTTAATTGTAAGAATTGTTATTTAGAATGTCCATCGCAAGTAAATATACCTAAATTAATGATGGAAGCTAGAGCTAAATATTATAAAAAAGTAGGACAGCCGCTAGTTAATAAACTATTAGGTGCTGGAGAAACAATGGGTAGGTTAGGTAGTATGACTCCAACTATAACCAATAATGCTTTGAGAATAAAACCATTTAGAAAAATAATGGAGAAGA is drawn from Selenihalanaerobacter shriftii and contains these coding sequences:
- a CDS encoding alanine/ornithine racemase family PLP-dependent enzyme; protein product: MKTPYLKISLEKIVENTRRIASWAGKDRVQILGVTKGVCGDPQVAQAMIRGGVKGLADSRIENIKQLKAYGFNLPLVLLRIPMLSEVSEVINYADISLNSQLEVISALNNEAMKKNKEHKIILMIDLGDRREGILPSQLEEKVTIINEDYSNIELLGLGTNLACFGGVLPTKENMNLLKELTVQAENILNSKLKIISGGNSSSLPLMRVSKLPKRVNQLRIGESILLGSNLIDGGHFSELNNDTFILGAEIVELQTKGALPEVPQGPNAFGERVAFKKKGERTRAILAIGRQDISPDGLTPCRLGVDIEGGSSDHLIIDITEVKEELQVGDILEFRVNYTSLLKAVISPYVDNRYLLN
- the rocF gene encoding arginase, with amino-acid sequence MRVAVIGVPLDLGANKRGVDMGPSAIRYANLTTKIEGLGIEVEDYGDIEVPIITNERRNQHNILEIRDVCISLSRKVKKSLEDDKVPLVIGGDHSIAIGTFSGLVRAKKDFGLIWFDAHADFNTLATSHSGNVHGIPLAVINQEGPTDLLSIMDNAYNLNESNVALIGIRDLDPLERERLKETDINIYTISDIDRLGIEQVMKEAIQITSQGKEGIHLSFDMDVLDPLVAPGVGTAVSGGLNYREAHLAMEILAETDILGSMELVEVNPILDERNRTAELAVELILSVLGKSIL
- the amrA gene encoding AmmeMemoRadiSam system protein A, whose product is MSGIVFAGLSPHPPILIPEIGNENLQEIEDTREGMKRFAKRVKDSNPDLVITISPHGPVFSDAISIMNTQELKGDFGQFGFPELELNYELQEEMVEEIVKVTKQEDITVARIDKSTARKFEINPKLDHGALVPLYYLAEADVEDIPIIPITMGMLPYEELYKFGKIIQLIAMKLEYRVAIIASGDLSHRLTPDAPAGYNSQAKEFDKKLVQALKEDKIEDIFNLDQQLIEKAGECGLRPIIIMLGAIDGLDVSNELLSYEGPFGVGYGVLTYEIEGEDEDRRQLDQLLADRNAKLKQVREEESKLVKLARKAVEKYALNREKILPPEDLTPQMQKEAGVFVSIKKHGQLRGCIGTTEPVQENIAKEIIRNSLSAGFNDPRFEEVNLNELDDLIYTVDILEEPESIDSLDELDPQKFGVIVDKGQNSGLLLPRLEGVDTVEKQVEIAKRKAGLSPTEDDIELKRFKVTRYK
- the amrS gene encoding AmmeMemoRadiSam system radical SAM enzyme, producing the protein MKEALWYKNLEQKQVECNLCPHNCILTHMQEGTCGARVNQNSKLIAKNYGKVSATAIDPIEKKPLFHFYPGTDILSLGTVGCNLSCKFCQNHHIAHNNKAQTESLNSEEVIKLADKHNLIGVAYTYSEPIIWFEYILDTAKLVQGAGMKNVLVTNGLINPEPLKELLPYIDGFNIDLKAFTDDFYQEVCQGYIAPVKETIKLANKSSLVEVTTLLIPGLNDSEEEIKELTEWLAEIDPNIPLHFSRYFPKYKLKREPTPVETLIQAKEIAEERLNFVYLGNIQQQKYRNTYCHECNKLIVERNFQAVQLHLKNGLCPECDTEINIIT
- a CDS encoding aminotransferase-like domain-containing protein encodes the protein MFEKYFSKNAQQMQGSEIREFFKLTEKPEVISFAGGFPNKACLPTKEVEEISSRLLVEAEEGMLQYSPTEGQEMLRKYIVKFMAKKGIDIEVDNVLITSGSQQGLDLVSKIFVDPGDKILTEAPSYVGGLGAIRNYQGDIISIAVDDDGIKVDILEQKLKDLASKGKTPKFIYLIADFNNPTGLTISKKRRKRLVELAEKYGVLILEDDPYSKLRYNGIDEPAIKSFDKEGHVIYLGSFSKIFIPGVRIGWVVAHKEIIQKLILAKQSTDLCTNSFGQRLIATCGEEGIIDKQIEKLQEFYRKKRDKTLESLAKHFPIEASWTEPDGGFYTWVELPSNLNSKEILVKAIDNNVAFVTGSAFYVDDQGNNAFRLSFSQPDIDKIEEGIYRLSKTIKRELVKKNEIQKHIG
- a CDS encoding CPBP family intramembrane glutamic endopeptidase, with the protein product MANDNLKKLITNKREGHIWKIKEVLQLQFIWYLTLGLLSLANKYNLPNTPELNSFMHYLFGIIIKLLLIAYLIYILLFQHNFSLNRIGLTSNNYLNDLKFGIKISLPFPILTIILINLQHQVLDLNQLFQPLIKITSFNQLITSFLYFILLLFLTLIPALAIELFYRVIIYDFFKERFGRLLGALSSSLYYSIVLLRFEFGFLLGHFLIGLISIYLYEKNNNIFPSIIWQSFYQATTILYVFGFHSF
- a CDS encoding anaerobic glycerol-3-phosphate dehydrogenase subunit C, which gives rise to MSKLEIDQIAIDLKKMISGEVLVDKTTRAIYSTDASIYQVEPLGVVIPKNKKDVKRVIKYAFDNNISILPRGSGSGLAGQSLGQGLVLDFTKHMNQIKEINLEDSYVRIEPGITLGVLNQELNNHDKIFPPDPSSGDYCTLGGMLASNASGGHSVKYGSTIDYVLELEVLLANGEDITVKKMELDSQQYIENKQQSGLTGEIYDKIASLLTENQDIINDHTPNAPKDCSGYRLDVALQENELDLAKLLVGSEGTLAVITEAKLKIIDTPASKAIALLYFDDLDKAGKAVGEVLNLNPSAIEIMDYQFLDLVRENHADIDKLLPNEIETALLVEVDGDNQNEIEDRIAEIKNLIYKELELAFKIHTAYEEAEQKKLWSIRKSAVPILNKLKGPKRITGFVEDVAVDPFKLPEYIRRFREIVDKHEVKAIIYGHAGHGNTHPRPLLNLKTEDDIKKMESIAKEVYELVDELNGTISGEHGDGLLRTQFLNEFHGPLYELFKDVKNIFDSKNILNPGKIINDDSKLMVKNLRYGSGYSTINMKTNLNFALDEYQAEVEKCHGCSKCRSLVGTDMCPVFKAIGDERAAPKSKANILRAIISGKLDSNEHFWTKEFKELFDLCLNCKNCYLECPSQVNIPKLMMEARAKYYKKVGQPLVNKLLGAGETMGRLGSMTPTITNNALRIKPFRKIMEKTAGFSAERKFPKFANQTFEKWFNKKKLKGSKKVAYFTGCSTNFYNPAIGKSMVKVLEKNEYQVILPKQKCCGIPKMNYGDIDSARANINYNIESLSEIIKDGYDIIVDCPSCSLSLKEEYLDIVDSQEARLVAQHTYHINEYLLMLNDKDNLNLDLKTNQSKYAYHTPCHLKAQGLSNTSKEVLELIPGVKVSGIDAGCCGIAGTFGFKKDNYQLSMKIGKNIFEKLEKMDYNQVLTDCDACGMQLNQGTDEEIMHPIQILANSY